Proteins encoded in a region of the Pseudomonas putida genome:
- a CDS encoding peptidase S8 and S53 subtilisin kexin sedolisin: protein MGADVRVGVIDSGCSREQTNGLLDARRFWLEDGQLREGAMLPDELGHGGAVLASLQREAGPVPLLVAQVFGGQASTSALQVAAALLWLVEAGATLVNLSLGLQQDRPVLHQACAEALAAGVVLCASSPAQGGPVFPASYPGVIRVTGDARCAPGQWSWLGTRQADFGGYVGTGGRAGASLGCAALSGRIAALLRAEPGMDRQRIHEWLRQHATFSGPERRGASHA from the coding sequence ATGGGCGCTGACGTGCGCGTTGGGGTCATCGACAGTGGCTGCTCGCGGGAGCAAACCAACGGCTTGCTCGATGCCCGCCGTTTCTGGCTGGAAGACGGCCAGTTACGTGAAGGCGCAATGCTGCCCGACGAGCTAGGGCATGGCGGTGCCGTGCTGGCCAGCTTGCAACGGGAGGCTGGCCCTGTGCCGTTGCTGGTGGCCCAGGTGTTCGGCGGCCAGGCCAGCACCAGTGCCTTGCAGGTGGCGGCAGCGCTGCTGTGGCTGGTGGAAGCGGGGGCTACGCTGGTTAACCTGAGCCTTGGCCTGCAGCAGGACCGACCGGTTTTGCATCAGGCCTGCGCTGAGGCCTTGGCTGCGGGCGTGGTGTTGTGTGCATCCAGCCCGGCACAGGGCGGGCCCGTATTCCCAGCCAGCTACCCAGGCGTGATTCGGGTGACCGGTGATGCACGTTGCGCGCCCGGCCAGTGGTCGTGGCTGGGCACCCGGCAGGCGGACTTTGGCGGTTATGTAGGGACGGGCGGCAGAGCGGGCGCTAGCCTGGGTTGTGCGGCATTGAGCGGTAGGATTGCGGCGTTGCTGCGTGCCGAGCCGGGCATGGATCGCCAGCGAATCCATGAGTGGTTGCGTCAGCATGCGACGTTCTCAGGCCCAGAGCGACGGGGGGCGAGCCATGCCTGA
- a CDS encoding NAD(P)/FAD-dependent oxidoreductase translates to MPEPHIVVLGAGPAGAATAIGLRRLGYTVTVVSQWRRFAAVEGVSQRVLEGLRHAGLGGALSQAATPATRQVHWNGQHLRMNQEFLLDRQRFDRALRNDLQRAGVSVVEGRVREVVHEGGHHVRLDDGQVLTADFLVEARGRQAPLAADRLRGPETVSLLNVWQGSPGAPASAVESLEDGWAWMARLADGRCYWQVTQDAAGLPGKAGLADYCATLRARSGLVAELFDDQALVPAQVHARSSTAILAGECVGHDWIRVGDAAMAVDPLSGNGIFQSLSSALQAPVVINTLLRRPERAVLAWQFHQQRVEQLFLRFARIGRDFYGQEQGRVGQPFWARRQGWPDAQPLHTAADWSAVRVERRPVLRDGLVDEAEVVVTADQPLGVWHLQGVELAPVVRALLGGLAIGAVLSGLPGEQQMMVRRWLVEQGLA, encoded by the coding sequence ATGCCTGAACCGCACATTGTGGTGTTGGGTGCCGGCCCTGCGGGTGCGGCCACGGCCATAGGCCTGCGGCGGCTGGGTTATACCGTGACGGTGGTGTCGCAGTGGCGCCGTTTCGCGGCTGTTGAAGGGGTTTCGCAACGGGTGCTGGAGGGCTTGCGGCATGCGGGCCTCGGCGGTGCTTTGAGCCAGGCGGCCACGCCGGCTACCCGGCAGGTGCACTGGAATGGCCAGCACCTGCGAATGAACCAGGAGTTCTTGCTGGATCGGCAACGGTTTGATCGGGCGCTGCGCAACGATCTTCAGCGTGCCGGTGTAAGCGTGGTCGAGGGGCGGGTACGCGAGGTGGTGCACGAGGGCGGTCATCATGTGCGTCTTGACGATGGGCAAGTGCTGACGGCTGATTTTCTCGTCGAGGCCCGAGGCCGCCAGGCACCGCTGGCCGCAGACCGCCTGCGCGGGCCGGAAACAGTCAGCCTGCTGAATGTCTGGCAGGGTAGCCCTGGCGCGCCTGCGTCGGCAGTGGAAAGCCTGGAGGATGGCTGGGCGTGGATGGCGCGGCTGGCAGATGGCCGTTGCTACTGGCAAGTCACCCAGGACGCTGCAGGCCTGCCGGGTAAGGCCGGGTTGGCCGATTATTGCGCGACGCTGCGGGCACGCAGCGGGTTGGTCGCGGAGCTGTTCGACGATCAGGCGTTGGTGCCGGCACAGGTGCATGCACGCAGCAGTACTGCCATTCTGGCGGGCGAATGCGTCGGGCATGACTGGATACGGGTGGGTGATGCGGCGATGGCCGTTGACCCGCTGTCGGGTAACGGGATTTTCCAGTCACTGTCTTCGGCGTTGCAGGCGCCGGTGGTGATCAACACCTTGCTGCGCCGGCCCGAGCGGGCGGTGTTGGCGTGGCAGTTTCACCAGCAGCGGGTCGAACAGCTGTTTTTGCGATTTGCCCGCATTGGGCGGGATTTCTATGGGCAGGAGCAAGGGCGGGTAGGGCAGCCATTTTGGGCTCGGCGCCAAGGCTGGCCGGATGCGCAGCCCTTGCATACGGCCGCGGATTGGAGCGCCGTGCGGGTTGAACGGCGGCCTGTGTTGCGCGACGGTCTGGTGGACGAGGCCGAGGTGGTGGTGACGGCGGACCAGCCGTTGGGGGTGTGGCATTTGCAGGGGGTGGAGTTGGCGCCTGTGGTACGGGCGTTGCTGGGTGGCCTGGCAATTGGGGCGGTTTTGTCGGGCTTACCGGGTGAG